A region of Capsicum annuum cultivar UCD-10X-F1 unplaced genomic scaffold, UCD10Xv1.1 ctg82773, whole genome shotgun sequence DNA encodes the following proteins:
- the LOC124895515 gene encoding serine/threonine-protein kinase Nek6-like: MCPELLAGIPYGYKSDIWSLGYCMFDIAAHRPPFKASDKTGLINKINRGLFSPLPIIYSSTLKQIIKSMLRKTPEHRPTAAELLRHQHLQPYLLLCYEPSSAFLPVKSPSRTKEKHDHHLENLSVREVAETDS, translated from the exons ATGTGCCCTGAGCTCCTTGCCGGCATACCCTATGGCTATAAATCTGATATATGGTCGCTTG GATACTGTATGTTTGACATTGCAGCACATCGACCCCCGTTTAAAGCTTCT GACAAAACTGGACTTATCAACAAAATAAACCGGGGTTTGTTCTCACCACTTCCGATTATATACTCCTCCACCTT GAAACAGATAATAAAAAGCATGCTAAGGAAAACTCCAGAACACCGACCTACA GCTGCCGAGttgttgagacatcaacatttgcaaccatacctCCTCTTGTGTTACGAACCTTCATCTGCGTTTCTTCCTGTGAAGTCCCCGAGCAGAACGAAAGAAAAACACGACCATCACCTGGAAAATCTATCAGTCCGAGAGGTAGCAGAGACAGACAGTTGA
- the LOC124895512 gene encoding zinc finger A20 and AN1 domain-containing stress-associated protein 8-like — MESSKETGCQAPEDPVLWINDCDFFGSAATMNMCSKCQKDMILLKQEHAKLAAASSKDIVRRSSSSDESELALAGAVVASADLASQISQVKSKEGLKKCIACRRRVVLTRFSCKCGDLFCAVHHYLDKHNCPFDYRNVGQNAIAKANPIIVAEKLNKI, encoded by the coding sequence ATGGAGTCATCTAAAGAGACAGGTTGTCAAGCTCCAGAAGACCCCGTCCTCTGGATCAACGACTGTGATTTTTTTGGTAGTGCAGCTACGATGAATATGTGTTCCAAGTGTCAAAAGGACATGATACTACTGAAGCAGGAACATGCAAAGCTTGCTGCTGCATCCAGCAAAGACATCGTACGCAGAAGCTCAAGCAGCGATGAATCAGAACTTGCTCTTGCAGGTGCCGTGGTTGCATCTGCAGATTTAGCCTCTCAGATTTCACAAGTGAAGTCAAAAGAGGGTTTGAAAAAGTGCATAGCTTGTCGTAGGCGTGTGGTATTAACGAGGTTCAGTTGCAAATGTGGTGATCTTTTCTGCGCAGTTCATCATTATTTAGACAAACACAACTGCCCGTTTGATTATAGGAATGTTGGTCAGAATGCAATAGCAAAAGCAAATCCTATCATCGTAGCAGAAAAGCTTAATAAGATCTAA
- the LOC124895511 gene encoding uncharacterized protein LOC124895511 has protein sequence MNDSSAREMNDSLAAITERQPQRPCGCVGIFFQLFDRNRRFAKKLFPKKLLSPACLKQASKKFGRDEKQPKLRLIAEENSGGFPNVKNNGMTDTRCESKREMKAPSLVVRLMGLESMPAGSGSKPQKASASETWSNVADNLGARPGGSDKEDMDFEMAEIKSSEPGLQRFRAKCALTYPNRYFSPLEDEADLVWNSLDHHSTDSYLSSSPNSSSKDKVLVESVDSVDDEPLIPEPDRDLSDCETSLSTRRSCRELIHNVSGVLSKIDQLKGSKLSYAKQVILNAELIFLELHLNSRLYL, from the exons ATGAATGATAGCTCAGCTAGAGAAATGAATGATAGTTTAGCCGCTATTACTGAGAGACAACCTCAAAGGCCTTGTGGTTGTGTGGGCATTTTCTTTCAGCTCTTTGATCGGAACCGTAGATTTGCCAAGAAGCTGTTTCCAAAGAAACTGCTTTCCCCAG CTTGCTTGAAACAAGCTTCAAAAAAGTTTGGACGGGATGAGAAGCAGCCAAAGCTTCGTTTG ATTGCTGAAGAGAACAGTGGGGGTTTTCCAAATGTAAAGAATAATGGAATGACCGATACACGTTGTGAAAGCAAGCGTGAAATGAAAGCTCCAAGTTTGGTTGTTAGGCTCATGGGTTTGGAATCGATGCCAGCAGGATCAGGCAGTAAGCCCCAAAAGGCTTCAGCTTCTGAAACTTGGAGCAATGTCGCAGACAATCTTGGTGCTCGACCTGGCGGATCTGATAAAGAAGATATGGACTTTGAGATGGCCGAAATAAAGAGTTCAGAACCAGGTTTGCAAAGGTTTAGAGCTAAATGTGCTCTCACTTATCCTAATAGATATTTTTCTCCTTTGGAAGATGAAGCAGATTTAGTTTGGAATTCACTTGATCACCATTCAACTGACAGCTACCTCTCCAGCAGTCCCAATAGTAGCTCAA AGGACAAAGTGCTTGTTGAATCAGTGGACTCTGTTGATGATGAACCACTCATTCCAGAACCTGATAGAGATCTTTCGGATTGTGAGACCTCATTATCCACCAGGAGGAGTTGCCGAGAACTGATTCATAACGTTTCTGGAGTGCTCAGCAAGATTGATCAGTTAAAAGGAAGCAAACTCAGCTACGCAAAACAGGTCATTTTGAATGCTGAACTCATATTTTTGGAACTACACCTCAACAGCAGGCTCTACCTGTAG